The Sorangiineae bacterium MSr11367 genome window below encodes:
- a CDS encoding acyl-CoA dehydrogenase family protein — MPSPFREEHEHFRKTVRQFAQKELAPYAEEWEKAENFPNEVFKRAGELGIFAAHYPEELGGLGGDYWFAVAKSEELTHCRMGGVTMGLLVQGDMATPVIADLGTKEQIDEFLRPALAGDKIVALGVTEPNAGSDVAGIQTWAKKDGDDYIINGAKTFITNGTRADFVTLLVKTAPDQGAHGCSFFLVPTNTKGYSVSKKLKKIGNHSSDTAELSFEDMRVPKRYLLGEENSGFMYLMQNFQSERIIACTSAVAGMQLTMDAAIAYGRDRKAFGKPIIKREYWQHKFVDLTAKLEAARALSYKGAEAYNEDKYVNKTQVSFDTVRTISLAKIFTGDVLSEIADQSLQFYGGAGYIEEYEIARAWRDQRLFRIGGGTTETLRYYVAKLMGL, encoded by the coding sequence ATGCCCAGTCCTTTCCGCGAAGAACACGAGCACTTCCGTAAAACCGTGCGTCAATTCGCCCAGAAGGAGCTCGCGCCGTACGCGGAAGAGTGGGAAAAGGCGGAGAACTTTCCCAATGAGGTGTTCAAGCGCGCGGGCGAGCTCGGGATCTTCGCCGCGCACTACCCGGAGGAGCTGGGCGGCTTGGGCGGCGACTACTGGTTCGCCGTGGCCAAGAGCGAGGAGCTCACCCACTGCCGCATGGGCGGTGTCACCATGGGCCTTCTCGTCCAGGGCGACATGGCGACGCCCGTCATTGCCGACTTGGGCACCAAAGAGCAAATCGACGAGTTTCTCCGCCCCGCGCTCGCCGGCGACAAGATCGTCGCGCTCGGCGTCACGGAGCCCAACGCCGGAAGCGACGTGGCGGGCATCCAGACCTGGGCCAAGAAAGACGGCGACGATTACATCATCAACGGTGCCAAGACCTTCATCACCAACGGCACCCGCGCCGACTTCGTCACGTTGCTGGTGAAGACCGCACCCGATCAAGGCGCCCACGGCTGCAGCTTCTTTTTGGTCCCGACGAACACGAAGGGATACTCCGTTTCGAAGAAGTTGAAGAAGATTGGCAATCACTCCAGCGACACCGCGGAGCTCAGTTTCGAGGACATGCGTGTTCCCAAGCGCTACCTGCTCGGCGAAGAGAACAGCGGCTTCATGTACTTGATGCAGAACTTCCAGTCGGAGCGCATCATCGCGTGCACCAGCGCCGTGGCAGGAATGCAACTTACGATGGACGCGGCCATCGCCTACGGGCGCGACCGCAAGGCCTTCGGCAAACCGATCATCAAGCGCGAGTACTGGCAGCACAAGTTCGTCGACCTGACGGCGAAGCTCGAAGCCGCGCGGGCGCTCTCGTACAAAGGTGCAGAGGCGTACAACGAGGACAAGTACGTCAACAAGACGCAGGTCAGCTTCGATACGGTGCGTACCATCTCGCTGGCCAAGATTTTCACCGGCGACGTCCTGAGCGAAATCGCTGATCAGTCGCTGCAATTTTATGGTGGCGCCGGCTACATCGAAGAATACGAGATCGCACGTGCGTGGCGCGACCAGCGCTTGTTTCGCATCGGCGGCGGCACCACCGAGACGTTGCGCTACTACGTGGCGAAATTGATGGGGCTCTGA
- a CDS encoding LysR family transcriptional regulator → MVAKKQDVAPAQDPRWEDVRIFLAAYRHKSLGAAAGRLDLDTSTVSRRLTVLESSLGIRLFERTREGLIATRGAERVLAAAEAMEAAHGRLTRDASDLEAEAEGVVRLSVAPGMADAFVAPALVRLRAKHPKIDIELDASVRPLDLTRHEADLAMRSTRPHGAELVVTKLGTAGWLAAGAPALVKRLGRLTSWNDAPWIAWDRDLASFPPARWLAQHAPKARIALRTSQFTSQLVAAESGLGVLLIPLPYMHTRTLRAVPYAEPLAPSAQAWPTDDLWLVGHRALRDVPRVAAVWTFLAEDMRRLARLG, encoded by the coding sequence ATGGTCGCAAAAAAGCAAGACGTCGCGCCGGCGCAGGATCCGCGCTGGGAGGACGTGAGGATCTTTCTCGCGGCGTACCGTCACAAGAGCCTGGGCGCTGCCGCGGGGCGCCTCGACCTCGACACGAGCACGGTGAGCCGGCGCCTCACCGTGCTCGAATCGTCGCTGGGCATCCGTCTCTTCGAGCGCACGCGCGAAGGCTTGATCGCCACGCGCGGTGCCGAAAGGGTGCTCGCCGCCGCCGAGGCCATGGAGGCGGCGCATGGCCGGCTCACGCGCGACGCGTCGGATCTCGAGGCCGAGGCCGAGGGCGTGGTGCGCCTCAGCGTCGCACCCGGCATGGCCGACGCCTTCGTCGCGCCGGCGCTGGTGCGGCTGCGTGCGAAGCACCCGAAGATCGACATCGAGCTCGACGCTTCGGTGCGCCCGCTCGATCTTACGCGGCACGAGGCCGATCTCGCGATGCGCTCCACGCGCCCGCACGGCGCGGAGCTGGTGGTCACCAAGCTCGGCACCGCCGGGTGGCTCGCCGCCGGCGCACCTGCACTGGTGAAGCGCCTCGGCCGGCTCACCTCCTGGAACGACGCCCCGTGGATCGCCTGGGACCGCGATCTCGCGAGCTTTCCGCCCGCGCGCTGGCTCGCGCAACACGCACCCAAGGCCCGCATCGCGCTGCGCACGAGCCAATTCACCTCGCAGCTCGTCGCCGCCGAGTCGGGCCTTGGCGTGCTCCTCATCCCGCTGCCCTACATGCACACGCGCACCTTGCGTGCCGTGCCCTACGCCGAGCCCCTCGCCCCGTCGGCCCAAGCATGGCCCACCGACGATCTCTGGCTCGTCGGCCACCGCGCCCTCCGCGACGTCCCGCGCGTCGCCGCCGTATGGACCTTCCTCGCCGAAGACATGCGCCGCCTCGCCCGCCTCGGTTAG
- a CDS encoding GAF domain-containing protein has protein sequence MSASTPPPPRTPADLPITPKVLERGNKRLDGVLDFVAFTARPMPLVTLLDEAPRRIVQILGCDVCSLYLVEGENKLVMRGNVGFSRTALGQIRLNVGEGITGQAVEYLRPIISARAETHASYKHFPGLEEERFPVFLAVPILGKQGPVGAIAVQREAIPFSDPDVELLSVLGALISAGIRHAELIDTQRERSTVARKAGGGTRKVTLPGRPLVPGKALGAITAPRRPAQRPSAHGDERATTIEQDVRLLKVAFDVAEKAILALNERAKGISVGKEGAFLSTYVEILGDMRFRELALEITESGVGIPAALGRVAREATRTAATITRDPFMEERARDVEDLCDALSMLAASDKRAELPSKAVLVGDGLSVFDLLISARAQPCGIALSERATSPRTRILLELLGVPAIVDVQGLFRWSSDGDIALIDADHGLMVINPSKSEIATIRHARNQGGTGPQSGPAGDR, from the coding sequence ATGTCCGCCTCCACGCCTCCGCCGCCCCGCACGCCTGCCGACCTCCCCATCACACCGAAGGTCCTCGAGAGGGGTAACAAACGTCTCGATGGCGTGCTCGACTTCGTCGCGTTCACCGCCCGGCCGATGCCGCTGGTCACGCTGCTCGACGAAGCCCCGCGCCGCATCGTGCAGATCCTCGGCTGCGACGTCTGCTCGCTCTACCTCGTCGAGGGTGAAAACAAGCTCGTCATGCGCGGCAACGTCGGCTTCTCGCGCACCGCGCTGGGGCAGATCCGCCTCAACGTCGGCGAGGGCATCACCGGCCAGGCCGTCGAGTACCTCCGCCCGATCATTTCCGCCCGTGCGGAGACGCATGCCTCGTACAAACATTTCCCCGGCCTCGAGGAGGAGCGCTTCCCCGTCTTTCTGGCGGTGCCCATCCTGGGCAAGCAAGGGCCGGTCGGCGCCATCGCCGTGCAGCGCGAGGCCATCCCCTTCTCCGATCCCGACGTCGAGCTCCTCAGCGTGCTCGGCGCGCTCATTTCCGCGGGGATCCGTCACGCGGAGCTGATCGACACGCAGCGCGAACGCAGCACGGTGGCGCGCAAGGCGGGCGGCGGCACGCGCAAGGTCACCTTGCCAGGGCGCCCGCTCGTGCCGGGAAAGGCGCTCGGGGCCATCACCGCACCACGCCGGCCGGCGCAACGGCCCAGCGCCCACGGGGACGAACGCGCCACGACCATCGAGCAGGACGTACGCTTGCTCAAAGTGGCCTTCGACGTCGCGGAGAAGGCCATCTTGGCGCTGAACGAACGCGCCAAGGGCATCTCGGTGGGGAAAGAGGGCGCGTTCCTCTCGACCTACGTGGAGATCCTCGGCGACATGCGCTTCCGGGAGCTCGCGCTCGAGATCACCGAGTCGGGCGTGGGCATCCCCGCCGCGCTGGGACGCGTCGCCCGCGAGGCCACGCGCACCGCAGCCACCATCACGCGCGATCCCTTCATGGAGGAGCGCGCGCGGGACGTCGAGGATCTGTGCGACGCCTTGAGCATGCTCGCCGCCTCGGACAAGCGCGCCGAGCTTCCGTCGAAGGCGGTGCTCGTGGGAGACGGCCTCAGCGTGTTCGACCTGCTCATCTCCGCCCGGGCGCAGCCGTGCGGCATCGCATTGAGCGAGCGCGCCACCAGCCCGCGCACACGCATCCTGCTGGAGCTCTTGGGCGTGCCCGCGATCGTCGACGTGCAGGGACTCTTCCGCTGGTCGTCCGATGGAGACATCGCCCTCATCGACGCCGATCACGGTCTGATGGTCATCAATCCGTCAAAGAGCGAAATCGCCACCATCCGCCACGCGCGAAACCAAGGTGGAACGGGACCGCAGTCGGGACCCGCGGGGGATCGCTGA
- a CDS encoding SCP2 sterol-binding domain-containing protein yields the protein MANDFPSDAWTRAYKDAINSNPAYKTAGKDWTHGVVAMVVTADPSLGIPEDQGMWLDVHGGECRECRLVSREEAEKASFVIVAPYARWKEVIKGEVDPIKAMMQFKLKLTKGHMPTIVKYVHASRELVNSTAKVPTKFRDEA from the coding sequence ATGGCCAACGACTTCCCTTCTGATGCCTGGACACGCGCTTACAAGGACGCGATCAACTCCAACCCCGCCTACAAGACCGCCGGCAAGGACTGGACGCATGGCGTCGTTGCGATGGTGGTGACCGCGGATCCTTCCCTGGGCATCCCGGAAGATCAGGGCATGTGGCTCGACGTGCACGGGGGAGAGTGTCGCGAATGCCGCCTCGTTTCGCGCGAAGAGGCCGAAAAGGCGTCGTTCGTCATCGTTGCGCCCTACGCCCGATGGAAAGAAGTCATCAAGGGTGAGGTCGACCCCATCAAGGCGATGATGCAGTTCAAACTGAAGCTGACGAAGGGCCACATGCCCACCATCGTCAAGTACGTGCACGCCTCCCGTGAGCTCGTGAACTCGACCGCCAAGGTGCCGACGAAGTTCCGCGACGAGGCTTGA
- a CDS encoding SDR family oxidoreductase: MGTVAVTGATGFIGSAVVRHLLASKRDVRAIIEPGANTKNLDGLNVERIPCDVTDAKRMQKALSGCESLYHLAAIYRIWMEDPTPIWRVNVEGTSATLLAAKNAGVRRVVYTSSIAAIGLLDGGEADETCKFNVFDGNDYIMTKWLSERVALSFADAGMSLVVVNPAFPFGPRDIGPTPTGKIILSMLRGEFPAIPPGGICSIDVDDCAMGHLLAEEKGRAGERYILGNENVTLKELYALVGKVAGVKPPRIQVPAAVAISVALGMELWADRISHKEPNATYRAARYAMKNAFFNCQKAKTELGLPTRPLEESLHRAINWFRAEGVV, encoded by the coding sequence ATGGGAACCGTAGCGGTCACGGGGGCGACGGGGTTCATTGGCAGCGCCGTGGTGCGCCATCTGCTCGCGTCGAAGCGCGACGTGCGGGCGATCATCGAGCCGGGGGCGAACACGAAGAACCTCGACGGGTTGAACGTCGAGCGCATCCCCTGCGACGTCACCGACGCGAAGCGCATGCAGAAGGCGCTTTCGGGGTGCGAGTCGCTCTACCACTTGGCGGCCATCTACCGCATCTGGATGGAGGACCCGACGCCCATCTGGCGCGTGAACGTGGAGGGCACCTCGGCCACCCTGCTCGCCGCCAAGAACGCCGGCGTGCGCCGCGTGGTGTACACGAGCTCCATCGCGGCCATTGGGCTGCTCGACGGCGGCGAGGCCGACGAGACGTGCAAGTTCAATGTGTTCGACGGCAACGACTACATCATGACCAAATGGCTCAGCGAGCGCGTGGCGCTGAGTTTCGCCGATGCAGGAATGTCGCTGGTGGTCGTCAATCCCGCCTTTCCCTTCGGCCCACGCGACATCGGCCCCACGCCCACGGGCAAGATCATTCTTTCGATGTTGCGCGGCGAATTCCCTGCAATTCCGCCAGGTGGCATCTGCTCCATCGACGTCGACGATTGCGCCATGGGTCACCTACTCGCCGAAGAAAAAGGCCGCGCCGGAGAACGCTACATCCTCGGAAACGAGAATGTCACCTTGAAGGAGCTCTATGCCTTGGTGGGCAAAGTCGCCGGCGTAAAGCCCCCACGCATCCAAGTGCCCGCGGCCGTCGCCATCAGCGTAGCCCTCGGCATGGAACTCTGGGCCGATCGCATATCGCACAAAGAGCCAAATGCTACCTACCGCGCCGCGCGATATGCCATGAAAAATGCCTTCTTCAATTGCCAAAAAGCAAAAACCGAATTGGGCCTCCCCACCCGCCCCTTGGAAGAAAGCCTCCACCGCGCCATCAACTGGTTCCGCGCCGAAGGCGTCGTCTAG
- a CDS encoding response regulator → MPVQNPLVLVADDEPSMLELVARHLRTMKDPAIEVIEASDGEQAWSLAQEHLPDLVVLDVMMPGMSGWEVCRKIREEVALAHTGVLMLTGIGENLNQLTSPLYGADAYIDKPFDFGELDDKVRIALEAREAQREGITRPPLNGVAGAARPARIAKAASKKKGKAAKKKAAKKPAPKKVTPKKVVAKKGAPKKSAVKKPAPKKASVKKAPPKKKAPAPKKIAAKAAKPAKNGASKKNGKAPKAVPAPKAASGAKASRKKAPARGKARATR, encoded by the coding sequence ATGCCCGTTCAGAACCCCCTGGTCCTCGTTGCCGACGACGAGCCGTCGATGCTCGAGTTGGTTGCACGTCATCTCCGGACCATGAAAGACCCGGCCATCGAGGTCATCGAGGCCTCCGATGGTGAGCAAGCCTGGTCCCTCGCGCAGGAGCACCTGCCGGATCTGGTGGTGCTCGACGTGATGATGCCCGGCATGAGCGGCTGGGAGGTCTGTCGCAAAATCCGCGAAGAAGTCGCGCTCGCGCACACGGGCGTGTTGATGCTCACCGGCATCGGCGAGAACTTGAACCAGCTCACGAGCCCGCTCTACGGGGCCGACGCGTACATCGACAAGCCGTTCGACTTCGGTGAGCTCGACGACAAGGTGCGCATCGCCCTCGAAGCGCGTGAAGCCCAGCGCGAAGGCATCACGCGCCCGCCGCTCAACGGTGTCGCCGGCGCCGCCCGTCCGGCCCGCATCGCCAAGGCAGCCTCCAAGAAGAAGGGGAAGGCGGCGAAGAAGAAGGCCGCCAAGAAGCCCGCCCCGAAAAAGGTGACGCCGAAGAAGGTGGTGGCGAAGAAAGGCGCGCCGAAGAAGTCCGCCGTCAAGAAGCCCGCGCCGAAGAAGGCGTCCGTGAAGAAGGCGCCGCCGAAGAAGAAGGCGCCGGCGCCCAAGAAGATCGCCGCGAAGGCCGCAAAGCCGGCGAAGAATGGCGCGTCGAAGAAGAACGGCAAGGCGCCCAAGGCCGTGCCGGCCCCCAAAGCGGCATCGGGTGCGAAAGCGTCACGCAAAAAGGCCCCCGCGCGGGGCAAAGCGCGCGCGACGCGATAG
- a CDS encoding NAD-dependent epimerase/dehydratase family protein, translating into MSNHVHVILGAGQIGSRLAEVLLAKGHPVRLVRRGPAGTPRPQLEHVSGDITDLAFAEHAARDAAVVYDCMNPAYHMWPEHLLPIARGALHGARTARAKLVALDCLYMYGRPVGPMREDSPLAPCSKKGALRVELAELRLSAHRRGEVPVAIGRASDFFGSDLPYSLWSDRFFQRIYAGRAAECMGDPDALHAYTYAPDIARALATLGERDEAMGQVWHLPTNAPETTRMLARRLGRALDLDVRMMRVPKWFVRAAGVFDPFMREIVEMMYQWEVPFVLDDSRFRRTFGYGPTPIEEAVVEVASWALSRRARFAPRGGLFA; encoded by the coding sequence ATGAGCAACCACGTTCATGTCATCCTCGGCGCCGGACAGATTGGCTCGCGCCTGGCCGAAGTCCTTCTCGCGAAAGGCCACCCCGTGCGCCTGGTGCGCCGAGGGCCGGCCGGCACACCGCGCCCGCAGCTCGAGCACGTCTCGGGCGACATCACCGATCTTGCCTTCGCCGAGCACGCAGCACGCGATGCGGCCGTCGTTTACGACTGCATGAACCCGGCCTACCACATGTGGCCGGAACACCTTCTCCCCATCGCGCGCGGAGCCTTGCATGGCGCGCGCACGGCGCGGGCGAAGCTCGTGGCGCTCGATTGCCTCTACATGTACGGCCGCCCCGTCGGCCCGATGCGCGAAGATTCCCCGCTCGCGCCTTGCAGCAAAAAAGGCGCGCTGCGGGTCGAGCTCGCGGAGCTCCGCCTCTCGGCCCACCGCCGCGGCGAAGTGCCCGTGGCCATCGGGCGCGCCAGCGACTTCTTCGGCTCCGACCTACCCTACTCGCTCTGGAGCGACCGCTTCTTCCAGCGCATCTACGCGGGCCGGGCCGCTGAATGCATGGGCGATCCCGACGCACTCCACGCCTACACGTATGCGCCCGACATCGCGCGGGCGCTCGCCACCTTGGGCGAGCGCGACGAGGCCATGGGCCAAGTCTGGCACCTTCCCACCAATGCCCCCGAGACCACGCGGATGCTCGCCCGGCGCCTGGGCCGCGCCCTCGATCTCGACGTCCGCATGATGCGCGTCCCCAAGTGGTTCGTGCGCGCCGCGGGCGTGTTCGACCCCTTCATGCGCGAGATCGTCGAGATGATGTACCAGTGGGAGGTCCCCTTCGTGCTGGACGACTCCCGCTTTCGCCGAACCTTCGGCTACGGCCCCACTCCGATCGAGGAGGCCGTCGTCGAGGTTGCGAGCTGGGCGCTATCGCGTCGCGCGCGCTTTGCCCCGCGCGGGGGCCTTTTTGCGTGA
- a CDS encoding TetR family transcriptional regulator: MTIRKKPVISPRREPRQARSEQMVADILEAAIRVLQTEGVEKFTMVRLAEVAGVSVGSLYQYFPNRESLFFRLQQTSWGKTVDRVQEILTDPNATMEQRVLASVSAVFRADEAEGDLRKAMSEAGAPFRDSPEAMAERERGQERAIAFFRHALPDASESDIAFIADFISTATAGIAEKVTERKLSRHESERWAKATAEMFSLYIKARRATFD; this comes from the coding sequence GTGACAATCCGCAAAAAGCCCGTGATTTCTCCGCGTAGGGAGCCGCGTCAGGCTCGTTCCGAGCAGATGGTGGCCGACATCCTCGAAGCAGCCATTCGCGTTTTGCAGACCGAAGGTGTCGAGAAGTTCACCATGGTCCGCCTCGCCGAAGTGGCGGGGGTGAGTGTGGGATCGCTGTATCAATACTTCCCCAATCGGGAGTCGCTCTTCTTCCGACTTCAGCAGACTTCGTGGGGCAAAACGGTGGATCGCGTCCAAGAGATCCTCACCGATCCGAACGCGACGATGGAGCAGCGGGTGCTGGCTTCTGTTTCCGCAGTGTTTCGTGCCGACGAAGCCGAGGGTGATCTGCGCAAAGCGATGAGCGAGGCCGGCGCCCCATTTCGCGATTCGCCGGAGGCGATGGCCGAGCGCGAGCGCGGCCAGGAGCGCGCCATCGCGTTCTTCCGTCACGCGTTGCCGGATGCGAGTGAATCGGACATCGCCTTCATCGCGGACTTCATCAGCACCGCGACGGCGGGCATCGCGGAGAAGGTCACCGAGCGAAAGCTCTCTCGCCACGAGAGCGAGCGCTGGGCAAAAGCGACCGCCGAAATGTTCTCGCTCTACATCAAGGCGCGTCGAGCAACGTTCGATTGA